A window of the Egibacter rhizosphaerae genome harbors these coding sequences:
- the cas3g gene encoding type I-U CRISPR-associated helicase/endonuclease Cas3 — MSSVGVEAPPFEVFYRAVHDDHAPLPWQRRLAEQAATGRWPSGIGVPTGLGKTSTLTVAVWALATQADRAPRERSAPTRVWYVVNRRLLVDAAYDLGLRLQALLADPQGAAADRPVDQRQALSAVAERLGAVGALGTEQGPLHVARFRGGAAPDGRVPDPSQPALLFATVAMYASRWLFQGYGSSRSMRPIDAALAGTDALVLLDEAHLSRPLVNLVPTVVECDAGDAGAVLPPERARPRMVTLSATGAADDLDLDADDHAHPLVRQRVHAPKALELREVRESQLEQELARATLDLVGVDDVNSVVTFVNSPARARAVADAVATQARRAAPEAEVELLTGRVRAREAERIRRRLLDPEHGIASGAQPHPAAPPLMVVATQTLEVGADLDFDALVTEATGRRALVQRLGRCNRLGARAHAPAVLCHPRQQREWPLYGTEPAELWAELDTAADEQGVIDVSPAALAATLDPPSDEPPRTGELLPAHVREWAKTSAPPPDAAPFEVFIDGFDEPARTASVLWRAHLPPAGVALAPPPLARESVEVPIGELRDTLVARELTTVRVVASDGVTTEDAAVTSLRPGDRVVLHARVGGYDPRGWNPGSTEEVLDLGLLEGAVLPLARPAVANLAPTALEDAELAAALRRLGAATADEADPDMDDAAALIVDRLRGLRPRDGVDSDEWAAFLDRVDRALRRPVDDVPRLQAPPQRSPARSAVRTDAFDELSFVADSVRLGDHHQTVAASAAAVLAAIGVAPTLVAVAREAGRWHDAGKIDARFQRWLGATEEPLAKSARRLDDVELTRAASGWPRGGRHELLSTRVLDQWLATSGAHSDDDELLLHLVASHHGHGRPTLPPVADSMPMRVAARFEGYDVSVSGDLAETDWTQPQRFQRLSERYGYWGLVLLEAAVRQADHAASGAVTVR, encoded by the coding sequence GTGAGCAGTGTCGGGGTCGAGGCTCCGCCGTTCGAGGTGTTCTATCGCGCGGTGCATGACGACCACGCCCCGCTGCCATGGCAACGACGCCTAGCCGAGCAGGCCGCCACCGGAAGGTGGCCGTCAGGGATTGGCGTGCCGACCGGGCTCGGCAAGACATCGACGCTGACCGTCGCGGTCTGGGCGTTGGCCACGCAAGCCGACCGAGCGCCACGCGAGCGCAGCGCCCCGACCCGCGTGTGGTACGTCGTCAACCGGCGGCTGCTCGTCGATGCCGCCTACGACCTCGGGCTGCGCCTGCAGGCGCTGCTGGCCGACCCACAAGGCGCCGCCGCCGACCGGCCCGTCGACCAGCGGCAGGCACTCTCGGCAGTCGCCGAGCGTCTCGGCGCCGTCGGCGCGCTCGGCACCGAGCAGGGGCCGCTGCATGTGGCCCGGTTTCGTGGCGGCGCCGCCCCGGACGGGCGGGTTCCCGACCCCTCCCAGCCGGCGCTGCTGTTCGCAACCGTCGCGATGTACGCCAGCCGCTGGCTCTTCCAGGGCTACGGCAGCAGCCGCAGCATGCGGCCGATCGACGCCGCACTGGCCGGTACCGACGCGCTCGTGCTGCTCGACGAGGCGCACCTCAGCCGACCATTGGTCAACCTCGTGCCCACCGTGGTCGAGTGCGACGCGGGTGATGCAGGCGCGGTGCTGCCGCCCGAACGGGCCCGCCCCCGGATGGTCACGCTCAGCGCCACCGGCGCCGCCGATGATCTCGACCTCGACGCTGACGACCACGCGCATCCGCTCGTGCGGCAACGCGTTCACGCCCCCAAGGCCCTCGAGCTGCGGGAGGTGCGGGAAAGCCAGCTCGAGCAGGAGCTCGCCCGCGCCACCCTCGACCTCGTCGGCGTCGACGACGTCAACAGCGTCGTGACTTTCGTGAACTCGCCGGCTCGTGCTCGCGCCGTGGCCGATGCGGTCGCGACCCAAGCTCGCCGGGCGGCACCTGAGGCCGAGGTGGAGCTGCTCACCGGTCGAGTGCGTGCCCGCGAGGCCGAGCGCATCAGGCGACGGCTCCTCGACCCCGAGCACGGCATCGCCTCCGGGGCCCAGCCCCATCCCGCCGCGCCCCCGCTGATGGTCGTCGCGACCCAGACCCTCGAAGTCGGCGCTGACCTTGACTTCGATGCGCTGGTCACCGAAGCCACCGGTCGCCGCGCCCTCGTGCAGCGACTCGGGCGGTGCAACCGCCTCGGCGCGCGGGCCCACGCCCCCGCGGTACTGTGCCATCCACGCCAACAGCGGGAATGGCCCCTGTACGGCACCGAGCCGGCCGAGCTGTGGGCCGAGCTCGACACCGCCGCCGACGAGCAAGGCGTCATCGACGTCTCCCCGGCGGCGCTGGCCGCGACGCTCGACCCGCCGTCCGACGAGCCCCCGCGCACCGGCGAGCTTCTGCCCGCGCACGTGCGGGAGTGGGCCAAGACCTCGGCGCCGCCCCCAGACGCCGCCCCGTTCGAGGTCTTCATCGACGGCTTCGACGAGCCTGCCCGAACCGCGAGCGTGCTGTGGCGAGCGCACCTGCCACCCGCGGGTGTCGCGCTCGCGCCACCGCCGCTCGCGCGCGAGAGCGTCGAGGTGCCAATCGGGGAGCTTCGCGACACGCTCGTGGCACGGGAGCTCACGACCGTGCGCGTGGTCGCCAGCGACGGCGTCACCACCGAAGACGCGGCAGTCACATCGCTGCGCCCGGGCGACCGTGTCGTGCTCCACGCGCGCGTAGGCGGCTACGACCCGCGGGGGTGGAACCCGGGGTCGACCGAGGAGGTGCTCGACCTGGGGCTACTCGAAGGCGCAGTGCTGCCGCTGGCCCGCCCCGCGGTCGCGAACCTCGCACCCACGGCGCTCGAGGACGCCGAACTGGCGGCAGCCCTAAGACGGCTGGGAGCCGCGACCGCGGACGAGGCCGACCCCGACATGGACGACGCCGCCGCGCTCATCGTCGACCGGCTCCGCGGCCTCCGACCCCGTGACGGCGTCGACAGCGACGAGTGGGCGGCCTTCCTCGACCGGGTCGACCGCGCACTGCGCCGCCCCGTCGACGACGTGCCCCGCCTGCAAGCCCCTCCGCAGCGCAGCCCGGCGCGCTCGGCGGTGCGCACCGATGCGTTCGACGAGCTTAGCTTCGTCGCCGACTCTGTACGCCTAGGGGACCATCACCAGACCGTTGCCGCGTCAGCCGCAGCCGTCCTCGCCGCGATCGGGGTCGCGCCCACGCTCGTCGCCGTCGCCAGGGAGGCGGGGCGCTGGCACGACGCCGGCAAGATCGACGCGCGCTTCCAACGATGGCTCGGCGCCACCGAGGAACCGCTCGCGAAGTCCGCCCGACGGCTCGACGACGTCGAGCTCACGAGAGCTGCCTCGGGCTGGCCACGCGGCGGCCGCCATGAACTCCTCAGCACCCGTGTGCTCGACCAGTGGCTCGCTACAAGCGGCGCGCATAGCGACGACGACGAGTTGCTGCTCCATCTCGTCGCCAGTCATCACGGGCACGGACGGCCGACGCTGCCGCCGGTCGCCGATTCCATGCCGATGCGGGTCGCCGCTCGATTCGAAGGCTACGACGTCAGCGTCTCCGGTGACCTCGCCGAGACCGACTGGACGCAGCCACAACGGTTCCAACGGCTGTCTGAGCGCTACGGCTACTGGGGGCTGGTGCTACTCGAGGCCGCCGTTCGCCAAGCCGACCACGCAGCCTCTGGAGCGGTGACAGTGCGATGA
- the cas4 gene encoding CRISPR-associated protein Cas4 has protein sequence MLDPEPLPISALEHWVYCPRQCAFIHVEGLWQDNPHTVRGTWGHRRPDTGTDRVERGRRVLRGVPLHSHHLGLIGRADVVEVHRDGTVVPVEYKVGGRHGDTAEVQLCAEALCLEEMTDRRVPEGALWHSGPRRRTAVPIDEGLRARTRALIDEVRAALAAGRLPPAVNDARCAQCQFLDQCLPSVIDDAPWVARYLAEEVFACGS, from the coding sequence ATGCTCGACCCCGAGCCGCTGCCGATCTCGGCACTAGAGCACTGGGTGTACTGCCCACGCCAGTGCGCTTTCATCCACGTCGAGGGGCTGTGGCAGGACAACCCGCACACGGTGCGGGGCACCTGGGGCCACCGACGCCCTGACACGGGGACAGATCGCGTCGAGCGCGGCCGGCGCGTGCTACGCGGCGTGCCGCTGCACTCACACCACCTCGGGCTCATCGGCCGCGCCGACGTCGTGGAGGTTCACCGCGATGGGACCGTCGTTCCAGTCGAGTACAAGGTCGGTGGCAGGCATGGGGATACCGCCGAGGTGCAGCTGTGCGCCGAGGCGCTCTGCCTGGAGGAGATGACCGACCGCCGGGTACCCGAGGGAGCGCTGTGGCACAGCGGCCCGCGGCGGCGCACCGCAGTGCCAATCGACGAGGGGCTGCGCGCCCGCACCCGCGCGCTCATCGACGAGGTCCGCGCCGCCCTTGCTGCTGGCCGCCTTCCCCCTGCTGTGAACGATGCCCGCTGCGCGCAGTGCCAGTTCCTGGACCAGTGCCTCCCCTCCGTCATCGACGATGCCCCGTGGGTCGCGCGCTACCTCGCCGAGGAGGTGTTCGCGTGCGGCTCCTGA
- the cas1 gene encoding CRISPR-associated endonuclease Cas1 produces MRLLNTLYVTEHGARVGLRKGSLAVKLRDGRERRVPINAVDTVVLLGRAQPSAELLAECSRRNIRVAALTRYGRVRFVVAGPTGGSVHLRLEQYRRATEAAPSAQVARTVVAGKLQNCRRMLQRWEWDAPARLRSLFADQRGMVEERLRALEGSLDGDRIRGIEGDGTRRYFRGLALHLGSQETSVHFAGRSRRPPRDPVNAVLSFAYGLLLTEAVGALEAAGLDPQIGFLHQPRSGRPALALDLVKEFRPAFGDRFGIAALMRGQLTDDDFVRSNRDACHLNDEGRRKFIEAFEEFKSEEVFHPVLGRDLPRWSALSVQATLMARHVRGDLADYPPFTLAG; encoded by the coding sequence GTGCGGCTCCTGAACACGCTGTACGTCACCGAGCACGGCGCGCGAGTAGGACTGCGGAAGGGCTCTCTAGCCGTCAAGTTGCGCGATGGCAGAGAACGACGGGTGCCGATAAACGCTGTCGACACAGTGGTGCTCCTCGGCCGCGCGCAGCCGTCGGCCGAGCTTCTTGCCGAGTGCTCCAGGCGCAACATCCGCGTCGCTGCACTGACCCGCTACGGCCGTGTCCGCTTTGTGGTCGCCGGTCCGACCGGGGGTAGCGTCCACCTCCGGCTCGAGCAGTACCGCCGAGCGACGGAGGCCGCGCCTTCGGCGCAGGTCGCTCGCACCGTCGTCGCCGGGAAGCTGCAGAACTGCCGTCGCATGCTGCAACGGTGGGAGTGGGACGCGCCCGCTCGACTGCGGTCCCTGTTCGCCGATCAGCGAGGAATGGTCGAGGAGCGGCTACGTGCGCTCGAGGGCTCCCTCGACGGGGACCGGATCCGCGGCATCGAGGGCGACGGCACGCGCCGCTACTTCCGCGGACTGGCCCTACACCTCGGTTCCCAGGAAACTTCGGTGCACTTCGCCGGCCGTTCGCGGCGGCCTCCCCGCGATCCCGTCAACGCAGTGCTTAGCTTCGCTTACGGGCTGCTGCTGACCGAAGCGGTGGGAGCGCTCGAGGCTGCCGGTCTCGACCCGCAGATCGGCTTCCTGCACCAACCACGATCCGGGCGGCCCGCACTTGCGCTCGACCTGGTCAAGGAGTTCCGCCCAGCGTTCGGTGACCGCTTCGGCATCGCTGCGCTCATGCGCGGGCAACTCACTGACGATGACTTCGTCCGTTCCAACCGTGATGCGTGCCACCTGAATGACGAAGGGCGCCGCAAGTTCATTGAGGCGTTCGAGGAGTTCAAGTCAGAGGAAGTGTTCCATCCGGTGCTGGGTCGCGATCTTCCGCGGTGGAGCGCCTTGTCGGTGCAAGCCACACTGATGGCCCGCCATGTGCGCGGCGACCTGGCTGACTACCCACCGTTCACGCTCGCGGGGTGA
- the cas2 gene encoding CRISPR-associated endonuclease Cas2, with amino-acid sequence MDLLVAYDVATRDREGERRLAEVAAVCERYGVRVQYSVFECRLTATAAESLVVELEATILPSDDSVLIYRFPGDLRTSRQALGRRRGSGPAGPWIV; translated from the coding sequence GTGGACCTGCTCGTTGCATACGACGTCGCAACCCGCGACCGGGAGGGAGAGCGCCGTCTGGCTGAGGTCGCCGCCGTGTGCGAGCGCTACGGGGTTCGAGTGCAGTACTCTGTGTTCGAGTGCCGGCTGACGGCCACGGCCGCGGAGTCGCTGGTCGTTGAACTGGAGGCCACCATCCTCCCGAGTGACGACTCGGTGCTCATCTATCGTTTCCCTGGCGATCTGCGGACGAGCCGGCAAGCACTGGGTCGCAGACGGGGCAGCGGCCCGGCCGGCCCCTGGATCGTGTAG
- a CDS encoding universal stress protein, whose product MHALQTREHDAGDGAGIRGEVIAMWTAVVGIDASTGADRALRWAVDLARHRGGGVTAVHAYVTPEGLGSATAEQVSTESQQRAEKIADQALADLGDVDVPVKREVRPVREGNVAKALLDAGEGADLLVSASRGVGGFFGLVIGSVSMQLLSNASGAVAIVPGPERGAEPLGEGGHVLVGFDGSDHAAPALDWAVQEVQVSGGTVVVLYADPDPKPHGRDRVMEQARQRIPDGVAVEEQPLTGTPAEVLINRSSEARTVVLGSRGRGGFAGMLLGSVGMQVAQYAQCPTVVVHDRK is encoded by the coding sequence GTGCACGCGCTGCAGACGAGAGAGCACGATGCCGGAGACGGCGCCGGCATCCGAGGAGAGGTGATCGCGATGTGGACCGCGGTGGTGGGAATCGACGCATCGACCGGTGCCGATCGTGCGCTGCGGTGGGCGGTGGACCTGGCGCGGCATCGTGGTGGGGGCGTAACTGCCGTGCACGCCTACGTGACCCCGGAAGGCCTGGGTTCCGCGACCGCGGAGCAGGTCTCGACCGAGTCCCAGCAGAGGGCCGAGAAGATCGCCGACCAGGCGCTCGCGGACCTCGGCGACGTCGACGTGCCGGTCAAGCGTGAGGTGCGGCCAGTGCGGGAGGGCAACGTCGCGAAGGCGCTGCTCGACGCGGGCGAGGGCGCCGACCTACTCGTCAGCGCCAGCCGCGGAGTGGGCGGGTTCTTCGGCCTCGTGATCGGGTCGGTGAGCATGCAGCTGCTGAGCAACGCGTCCGGGGCGGTGGCCATCGTGCCCGGGCCCGAGCGCGGCGCCGAGCCGCTCGGGGAGGGCGGGCACGTGCTCGTCGGGTTCGACGGGTCCGACCATGCGGCGCCGGCGCTGGACTGGGCCGTTCAGGAGGTGCAGGTGAGCGGTGGGACGGTCGTGGTGCTCTACGCCGATCCCGACCCGAAGCCTCACGGCCGGGACCGCGTGATGGAGCAAGCACGGCAGCGCATCCCCGATGGGGTGGCGGTGGAGGAGCAGCCGCTCACGGGTACGCCTGCCGAGGTGCTCATCAATCGCAGCTCGGAGGCCCGCACGGTGGTCCTCGGCTCGCGCGGGCGCGGCGGGTTCGCCGGCATGTTGCTCGGCTCGGTCGGCATGCAGGTCGCCCAGTACGCCCAGTGTCCGACGGTGGTGGTGCACGACCGGAAGTAA
- a CDS encoding ATP-binding cassette domain-containing protein: MAVISARGLRKAYGDTVALDGVDLDVAAGTVLGLLGPNGAGKTTAVRVLTTLLRPDAGEATVAGVDVTGDPHGVRRQIGLAGQYAAVDENLTGRENLRMVGRLYHLGRDPARARADELLEQFALTDAADRLVRTYSGGMRRRLDLAASLVANPPVLFLDEPTTGLDPRSRLALWDLIESLVDAGTTVLLTTQYLEEADRLADRIAVIDQGRVIAEGTSDQLKDRVGGAVVEARVAPDDEARARDALEALGTGACHRTEDGHLTVPANGTTDVAAAARGLEGAGIDAIELGLRRPTLDDVFLALTGRAAAEVSVPPSRNGEGPDAAAESGEAALHGTAVGPHHAGTGDGGPDGSNGRGA, from the coding sequence ATGGCGGTCATCAGCGCCCGCGGCCTGCGGAAGGCCTATGGAGACACGGTCGCCCTCGACGGGGTGGACCTCGACGTGGCGGCTGGCACGGTGCTCGGCCTGCTGGGGCCGAACGGCGCCGGCAAGACGACCGCCGTGCGGGTGCTCACCACCCTGCTGCGCCCGGACGCGGGTGAGGCGACGGTCGCGGGCGTCGACGTGACCGGTGACCCGCACGGGGTGCGGCGTCAGATCGGGCTCGCCGGCCAGTACGCGGCCGTGGACGAGAACCTGACCGGGCGCGAGAACCTCCGCATGGTCGGGAGGCTGTACCACCTGGGCCGCGACCCCGCCCGCGCCCGGGCCGACGAGCTGCTCGAGCAGTTCGCCCTGACCGACGCCGCCGACCGACTCGTGCGCACCTACTCGGGCGGGATGCGCCGCCGTCTCGACCTGGCCGCGAGCCTCGTGGCCAACCCACCGGTGCTGTTCCTCGACGAGCCGACCACCGGCCTCGACCCGCGCAGCCGGCTCGCCTTGTGGGACCTCATCGAGTCGCTCGTCGACGCCGGCACGACGGTCCTGCTGACGACGCAGTACCTGGAGGAGGCCGACCGGCTCGCCGACCGCATCGCCGTCATCGACCAGGGCCGGGTCATCGCCGAGGGCACCAGCGACCAGCTCAAGGACCGCGTCGGAGGCGCCGTCGTCGAGGCGCGCGTGGCGCCGGACGACGAGGCTCGCGCCCGTGACGCGCTCGAGGCACTGGGCACCGGCGCCTGCCACCGCACCGAGGACGGGCACCTGACGGTCCCCGCCAACGGGACGACCGACGTGGCCGCCGCCGCCCGAGGGCTCGAGGGCGCAGGCATCGACGCGATCGAGCTCGGACTGCGCCGCCCGACGCTCGACGATGTCTTCCTCGCGCTGACCGGCCGGGCAGCCGCGGAGGTCTCGGTGCCGCCGTCGCGCAACGGGGAGGGACCCGACGCAGCGGCCGAGTCGGGGGAGGCAGCGCTGCACGGCACCGCGGTGGGGCCCCACCATGCCGGTACGGGCGACGGCGGTCCCGACGGATCCAACGGGAGGGGCGCGTGA